One Deinococcus radiotolerans DNA window includes the following coding sequences:
- a CDS encoding peptide ABC transporter substrate-binding protein, with translation MATAQQRGGTLTVGLGYDIDTLNVYSTGFLGDVQAAVVEGLVAPDAKANYVPVLATQVPSVRNGGIKVAADGKTMTVTYRLRPGVKWSDGQPLTSADVKFTWEAVKNPKFIAESKDGTEDIASIETPNATTVVVNYKRVAPDFMSTLFTFGILPKHTLEGKDLNTDSYNEKPLGTGPFRVKEFRRGQYVILERNPYYWRKDSKGVQLPYLDGMIFKIIPDSNTLVTQLRTGEVQLAYSIPYSQVKQIDGVPGLRIVKNNVLSWQHLDFNLKTVDAFKDPNVRKAFAYAINKSAVSKALGGYPNPINSVVVPVFSYANAAVPRYDYNLTRAKQLLDAAGWKPGPDGIRVKDGKRMSFKIMAQAGRSTDEDAQQVIIASLKQAGIELQPDNKSGVAFRDARYKGNYDLFYGGWITSADPTYSVFFGSKGVNNGQGYSNPRIDTLLTRAESTLDPAQRTAALREFQSALMADLPSIPITTNPSMIAVTEKLGGFVPNPTNMTNFVNTSGWYLK, from the coding sequence ATGGCGACCGCGCAGCAGCGTGGGGGCACCCTCACCGTCGGCCTCGGCTACGACATCGATACCCTGAACGTCTACTCCACGGGCTTCCTGGGCGACGTGCAGGCCGCCGTCGTCGAGGGCCTCGTCGCCCCGGACGCCAAGGCCAACTACGTCCCGGTGCTCGCCACGCAGGTCCCGAGCGTGCGTAACGGCGGCATCAAGGTCGCCGCGGACGGCAAGACCATGACCGTCACCTACCGCCTGCGCCCCGGCGTGAAATGGTCCGACGGGCAGCCCCTGACCTCCGCCGACGTGAAATTCACCTGGGAGGCCGTCAAGAACCCCAAATTCATCGCCGAAAGCAAGGACGGCACCGAGGACATCGCCTCCATCGAGACGCCCAACGCCACCACCGTGGTCGTGAACTACAAGCGCGTCGCGCCGGACTTCATGAGCACGCTGTTCACCTTCGGCATCCTGCCCAAGCACACGCTGGAGGGCAAGGACCTGAACACCGACAGCTACAACGAAAAACCCCTGGGCACCGGCCCGTTCCGCGTCAAGGAGTTCCGCCGCGGGCAGTACGTGATCCTCGAACGCAACCCCTACTACTGGCGCAAGGACAGCAAGGGCGTGCAGCTGCCCTACCTCGACGGCATGATCTTCAAGATCATCCCCGACAGCAACACCCTCGTCACGCAGCTGCGCACCGGCGAGGTGCAGCTCGCCTACAGCATCCCGTACTCGCAGGTTAAACAGATCGACGGCGTGCCCGGCCTGCGCATCGTGAAGAACAACGTCCTGAGCTGGCAGCACTTGGACTTCAACCTCAAGACCGTCGACGCGTTCAAGGACCCGAACGTCCGCAAGGCCTTCGCGTACGCCATCAACAAGTCCGCCGTCAGCAAGGCGCTGGGCGGCTATCCCAATCCCATCAACAGCGTGGTCGTGCCGGTGTTCTCGTACGCCAACGCCGCCGTGCCCCGGTACGACTACAACCTCACGCGCGCCAAGCAGCTGCTTGACGCGGCCGGCTGGAAACCCGGCCCGGACGGCATCCGCGTCAAGGACGGCAAACGCATGAGCTTCAAGATCATGGCGCAGGCCGGCCGCTCCACCGACGAGGACGCCCAGCAGGTCATCATCGCCTCCCTCAAACAGGCGGGCATCGAACTGCAGCCCGACAACAAGTCCGGCGTGGCCTTCCGCGACGCGCGCTACAAGGGCAACTACGACCTGTTCTACGGCGGCTGGATTACCTCCGCCGACCCGACCTACAGCGTGTTCTTCGGCAGCAAGGGCGTCAACAACGGCCAGGGGTACTCGAACCCCCGCATCGACACGCTGCTGACCCGCGCCGAGAGCACCCTGGACCCCGCGCAGCGCACGGCCGCCCTGCGGGAATTCCAGAGCGCACTCATGGCGGACCTGCCCAGCATTCCGATCACCACCAACCCGTCCATGATCGCCGTCACGGAAAAACTCGGGGGCTTCGTGCCCAACCCGACGAACATGACCAATTTCGTGAACACCAGCGGCTGGTACCTGAAGTAA